The Lucilia cuprina isolate Lc7/37 chromosome 5, ASM2204524v1, whole genome shotgun sequence genome includes a window with the following:
- the LOC111690698 gene encoding myb-like protein Q — protein sequence MATANPISSSCQSIATVSLGNVAVATSATGGSLRSGNGNGNTTHYVMGTGSLGRLKYHNKHKSLDASDEELEYSQLSQSTHILGRVKSERFLASKVDEDRRRRTIIVEKKNDSFGFTLQSYGIHYKKDQEVEMITYVDYVEYDGPAYRAGMREGDVILSINGRDMEKADHKTLVDYIKSCDTRMRMVVLFEDCVRKVELHMRYIQLQNMLQNKMNELEKICIRERELLEGKWKTHSLPARKKATTSPTDGTDTGNSPTDAELNLPYYRSTLSTEDVTNIARQTQQTIIPPPAQFMLSYHYFDPHYRYVMKPSTSTNSSGDCFVTIGEPLTRAESGDTTTAPATSTHFTSQRRASNSQPPAPPPRTCEKHKPPNKQQQQQPQQQSQQHQSQKQDLNNTHKSSKTGKHCHGHSCNPCIDFRWKSAEKSAAAAAAAATGNGDNVSLDAYDLASPCCDTHCVPSRRRTRHHHKEHTHKHKHRDRDREREHDTKERPPRPKSQSHVTSGATRHHHHHHVTADGGQHQHHYYEHQQQQQQQQQQQSQHHHHQKSHCDSHTGSIRSRYFDIASGLASRCSLHSCTSSEFAPADSASYTTSISTDTLFYDPNSENPATSRQHSTKSRQSCQQQQTQQQQAQQQQQQQTYHHSHHQHQHHQQPTQQHQQQQYMQQAMYQQRYHITATQVQPAQIYPNSAYVHKPKSWDNLTAANIGAYGYGYGYLDTVAMKPVVNLQIAQQRHSIPRKNPYGRYSTYTDVENYAPPPTEFVEQVTTTTTTITAKSTEELIATSQSGCDCMTPKQHQQAIKLAQLQLSQNQQVSQHNNCQMGYYSHLAQPKMDATTSTSAPNAANNASSVAANVSSTANSNVGTSSTVNASGGSNVATVTEVTRL from the exons ATGGCCACTGCCAATCCTATAAGTAGTAGTTGCCAAAGCATTGCCACCGTTAGTTTGGGTAATGTTGCGGTTGCAACTAGTGCTACAGGCGGAAGTTTACGTTCGGGCAATGGTAACGGAAATACCACCCATTATGTCATGGGCACCGGCAGTCTGGGACGTTTAAAATATCACAACAAACACAAAAGTCTAGACGCCAGTGATGAAGAGTTGGAATATTCCCAG TTGTCACAATCGACCCATATTTTGGGCCGAGTCAAGTCCGAACGCTTTTTAGCATCTAAAGTAGATGAAGATCGCCGTCGCCGTACCATTattgtagaaaagaaaaatgattCATTTGGCTTTACACTGCAGAGTTATGGCATACACTATAAAAAAGATCAAGAAGTGGAAATGATCACCTATGTGGATTATGTGGAATATGATGGACCAGCTTATAGGGCTGGCATGAGAGAAGGTGATGTTATACTCTCAATTAATGGACGAGATATGGAGAAAGCCGATCATAAAACATTGGTGGACTATATTAAGAGTTGTGATACACGCATGAGAATGGTTGTGCTTTTTGAGGACTGTGTACGCAag GTTGAACTGCATATGCGTTATATACAATTGCAAAATATGTTGCAGAACAAAATGAACGAATTGGAAAAGATTTGCATAAGAGAAAGAGAGCTTTTGGAAGGAAAGTGGAAGACACACAGTTTGCCAGCACGTAAAAAGGCCACCACTTCGCCTACAGATGGTACAGATACAGGAAATTCTCCCACAGATGCTGAACTTAATTTACCATATTACCGTTCAACACTCTCCACCGAAGACGTAACAAATATAGCACGTCAAACACAGCAGACAATAATACCACCACCAGCTCAGTTTATGCTGTCGTATCACTATTTCGATCCACATTATCGGTATGTGATGAAACCCTCCACTTCGACAAATAGTAGCGGAGATTGTTTTGTAACAATCGGTGAACCTTTGACGAGGGCAGAATCGGGAGACACTACAACTGCTCCAGCCACTTCAACCCACTTTACGAGTCAAAGACGTGCCAGTAATTCGCAGCCACCAGCTCCACCACCAAGAACTTGTGAAAAACATAAACCACCAaacaaacagcaacagcaacaaccgcAGCAGCAAAGTCAACAGCACCAATCACAAAAACAGGATTTAAATAATACGCACAAATCATCCAAGACCGGTAAGCATTGTCATGGTCATTCGTGTAATCCTTGTATAGACTTTAGATGGAAATCAGCTGAAAAAtcagcagcagctgctgctgcagcCGCCACTGGCAATGGTGATAATGTTAGTTTGGATGCTTATGATCTAGCCAGTCCATGTTGCGATACTCATTGTGTGCCATCACGGCGACGTACTCGTCATCATCACAAAGagcatacacacaaacataaacATCGAGATCGTGATCGAGAACGAGAGCATGACACTAAAGAAAGACCACCAAGACCAAAGTCTCAGAGTCACGTAACTTCGGGAGCAACAagacatcatcatcaccatcatgtTACAGCAGATGGTGGTCAACATCAACATCACTACTATgaacatcagcagcagcaacagcagcaacaacaacagcaatcacAGCATCATCACCATCAAAAATCGCACTGCGATTCTCATACTGGTAGTATACGATCCCGTTACTTTGATATTGCCTCTGGATTAGCTAGTCGTTGTAGTTTGCATTCGTGTACATCAAGCGAATTTGCACCAGCAGATTCCGCTTCATATACTACTTCTATTAGTACTGATACTCTTTTCTATGATCCGAATAGTGAAAATCCAGCAACTTCTCGTCAACATTCCACCAAATCAAGGCAATCCTGTCAACAACAGCAGACACAGCAACAACAGgctcagcagcagcaacaacaacaaacttatcATCATTCTCACCATCAGCATCAACATCATCAGCAGCCAACTCAGCAGcaccaacaacagcaatataTGCAACAAGCCATGTATCAGCAACGTTATCATATTACCGCAACCCAGGTACAACCAGCTCAAATTTATCCCAACTCTGCTTATGTGCACAAGCCAAAGTCGTGGGATAATCTCACAGCAGCCAATATAGGAGCCTATGGCTATGGTTATGGCTATTTGGATACGGTGGCCATGAAACCGGTGGTAAATTTACAAATAGCTCAACAGCGTCATTCCATACCACGCAAAAATCCCTATGGACGTTATTCAACTTATACCGATGTTGAGAACTATGCGCCACCACCAACGGAATTCGTCGAACAAGTCACAACTACAACCACCACTATAACGGCCAAATCCACGGAGGAACTTATAGCTACTTCTCAGAGTGGCTGTGACTGCATGACACCCAAACAACATCAACAGGCCATTAAACTTGCTCAACTACAACTCAGTCAAAATCAACAAGTTTCCCAGCACAACAACTGTCAAATGGGCTACTACTCCCATCTGGCTCAACCGAAAATGGATGCCACCACTTCAACATCGGCACCAAATGCCGCCAATAATGCCAGCAGTGTTGCGGCTAATGTCTCGTCCACTGCAAATTCTAACGTTGGCACTAGTTCCACTGTTAATGCTAGTGGTGGCTCGAATGTAGCAACTGTTACCGAAGTAACACGTTTGTAG